Proteins encoded together in one Pseudomonadota bacterium window:
- a CDS encoding cob(I)yrinic acid a,c-diamide adenosyltransferase: protein MVTLNRIYTKTGDDGSTGLVGGARVRKNSPRVAAYGDIDELNSQIGLCITIASSPAEGAIREKLVIIQNELFDLGSELATPMGGGWEGMLTMQEPQVERLEAWIDELNGPLPTLKSFVLPGGTLLNAQLHLARTVCRRAERTILSLNDTEALSSAVLHYVNRLSDLLFVMSRAAAQLAGTPELLWIPGGLRPTV from the coding sequence ATGGTAACTCTTAATAGGATCTACACTAAAACTGGCGACGATGGCTCAACGGGGCTAGTTGGTGGGGCTCGTGTGCGAAAGAACTCACCTCGTGTTGCGGCCTACGGCGATATCGATGAGCTTAACTCTCAGATCGGCCTCTGTATTACGATCGCCTCGAGCCCTGCAGAGGGGGCGATACGGGAAAAGCTAGTTATCATTCAAAATGAGCTCTTTGATCTTGGATCTGAACTTGCTACCCCCATGGGTGGTGGTTGGGAGGGAATGCTAACAATGCAAGAACCTCAGGTTGAAAGGCTTGAGGCTTGGATAGATGAGCTAAATGGCCCCCTACCGACCTTAAAATCCTTCGTTCTTCCGGGTGGAACTCTACTAAACGCGCAGCTACACCTAGCGCGTACCGTATGCCGTCGTGCGGAGCGCACGATCCTCTCCCTCAACGATACCGAAGCGCTCTCAAGCGCTGTGCTACACTATGTCAATCGATTGAGCGATCTACTTTTTGTTATGAGCCGCGCTGCTGCGCAGCTAGCTGGCACACCGGAGCTACTCTGGATTCCGGGGGGCTTGCGTCCTACGGTTTAG
- a CDS encoding SpoIIE family protein phosphatase produces the protein MDLIFYLGNTDQKLPRFLERLGYAVLGATNNVALPDLISRTNVDLILIDGRVMGDMADMCSFLRSQENTRAIPIVCISPENSSELYESDVVDKIEIVQAPFSVGMLAGRIATQLRLRKQAGNDELQGSLAEINAALRDHNERFRKELEEARAIQQSLLPLTLPSDERFQVAVSYQPLEEVGGDWYFAQVVSDGQIALQVADVSGHGLSAAFIGSMTKLAMTASEHSRPDQLLSDINRHLAPQIPEGRFVTMGGALYNPATGRVQWARAGHQPALVLARANNNKNGAVRQLRGEGFAVGFVENSSYLLVEDTLAPGDALLMFTDGISEAQNRSRETFGIERLSAALIKTSAQASAPEMLRAILDDFNAFRQDRLLKDDLTLMLLKRTA, from the coding sequence ATGGATCTGATTTTTTATCTTGGAAATACCGATCAAAAGTTGCCCCGGTTTCTTGAGCGGCTAGGATACGCAGTGCTCGGCGCTACGAACAACGTAGCCCTGCCAGATCTGATCTCACGCACAAACGTAGACCTAATCCTGATCGATGGGCGTGTTATGGGTGATATGGCGGATATGTGTTCGTTCTTGCGCTCGCAGGAGAATACGCGTGCCATACCGATCGTTTGCATCTCACCAGAAAACAGCTCCGAGCTGTACGAGAGCGATGTAGTAGATAAAATTGAGATCGTACAAGCCCCGTTCTCAGTCGGAATGTTGGCTGGTCGGATAGCCACGCAGCTGCGCCTACGAAAACAGGCTGGTAACGACGAGCTACAGGGCTCCTTAGCGGAGATTAACGCGGCTCTGCGCGATCATAACGAGAGATTCCGTAAAGAGCTTGAGGAGGCTCGTGCGATCCAGCAAAGCTTGCTGCCATTAACCCTACCCTCTGATGAAAGATTCCAGGTTGCAGTATCGTATCAGCCACTCGAAGAGGTTGGCGGAGATTGGTATTTTGCGCAGGTAGTAAGCGACGGGCAGATCGCTCTCCAGGTTGCGGATGTGTCTGGACATGGGCTCTCCGCAGCATTTATAGGAAGCATGACGAAGCTTGCGATGACCGCCTCTGAGCACTCACGGCCAGATCAGTTGCTGAGCGATATTAATCGCCACCTCGCTCCGCAGATCCCAGAGGGGCGCTTCGTTACGATGGGTGGGGCTCTCTACAACCCAGCGACCGGAAGGGTGCAGTGGGCACGCGCCGGGCATCAACCGGCGCTAGTGCTCGCGCGCGCCAATAATAACAAGAATGGGGCGGTGCGACAGCTTAGGGGAGAGGGCTTCGCCGTGGGGTTTGTTGAGAACTCAAGCTATTTGCTGGTAGAGGATACCCTGGCCCCAGGAGATGCCCTTCTTATGTTTACGGATGGTATTAGCGAGGCACAGAACCGCTCTAGGGAGACCTTCGGCATTGAAAGACTCTCTGCAGCACTCATAAAGACCTCCGCACAGGCCAGCGCCCCCGAGATGCTACGCGCCATTCTTGATGACTTTAACGCGTTTCGGCAGGACCGCCTTTTAAAGGACGATCTCACCCTCATGCTACTGAAGAGAACGGCGTGA
- a CDS encoding hydroxymethylglutaryl-CoA lyase: MTKTELPRTVCIREVGPREGFQILAKVTPIEQRLKLIEALAHADVRQIEVAAFVRVDKVPQMADAEALVAALPQSSSVEYSALYLNTKGFERAERTGRLCNKGWLYSSPSNTFLQANNNTTIEQSIASVPEWIRAFKAHGKRVHGLMISTAFGCELEGQIAPSAVQALAHRFVAACAAHGEQLAELSLADTVGRGTPNSIRECIALLRPLGIPISLHLHDTWGLGLSNVYAALLEGVSIFESSIAGMGGCPFTPGAAGNVATEDIVYLCHSLGIETGIDFERLCDAAELAELVVGAPLPGRVYRARSAERAQRTVKIL; this comes from the coding sequence ATGACCAAGACCGAACTACCCCGTACAGTCTGTATTAGAGAGGTTGGTCCACGCGAGGGGTTTCAGATCCTCGCAAAGGTTACGCCGATCGAGCAGCGCTTAAAACTTATAGAGGCTCTGGCGCACGCAGACGTTCGTCAGATCGAGGTCGCGGCCTTTGTGCGGGTAGATAAGGTGCCGCAGATGGCTGATGCCGAGGCGCTTGTTGCCGCACTCCCTCAATCAAGCTCAGTTGAGTACAGCGCCCTCTATCTAAACACCAAGGGCTTTGAGAGAGCTGAACGCACCGGGCGTTTGTGCAATAAAGGCTGGCTCTATAGCTCACCAAGCAACACCTTTCTGCAGGCTAACAACAACACTACTATTGAGCAAAGTATAGCCTCTGTGCCGGAATGGATTAGAGCCTTTAAAGCTCACGGTAAGCGGGTGCATGGGCTTATGATCTCAACCGCTTTTGGATGCGAGCTTGAGGGCCAGATCGCACCCAGCGCAGTGCAGGCGCTCGCGCACCGTTTTGTAGCGGCGTGTGCCGCGCACGGTGAGCAGCTCGCAGAGCTCTCTCTTGCCGATACCGTTGGTAGGGGCACCCCAAATTCGATCCGCGAGTGCATTGCGTTGTTACGGCCCCTTGGAATACCGATCTCGCTACACCTGCACGATACATGGGGGCTCGGGCTTAGTAATGTATACGCAGCACTTCTGGAGGGTGTGTCGATATTTGAGAGCTCCATTGCGGGCATGGGGGGCTGCCCCTTTACTCCGGGTGCCGCAGGAAACGTTGCAACCGAGGATATAGTCTACCTCTGTCATTCGCTTGGGATTGAGACCGGTATCGATTTCGAGCGCTTATGTGATGCGGCCGAATTAGCTGAATTGGTAGTTGGCGCACCACTGCCTGGTCGTGTATATAGGGCAAGATCTGCAGAGAGAGCCCAGCGTACCGTAAAGATATTATAG
- a CDS encoding MFS transporter has translation MPWGVLLFLTLINLLNFFDRYIVHAVEPILKSEFVLTNKESGLLGAAFVLGYFLFSPIFGFLGDRIDRRILMAAGLFAWSLFTALTALSHTLYTFIAARALVGIGEASFGAIVPGYLKGRVAGTLALNNALALFYVAIPVGSALGFIAGGQIAMQWGWRPLFLFAALPGIVLAFGFLRIAPESRSLPKKEAGAGFIEGWRRILARPELRLIISGYVLNTFALNGIAMFVVRHGTSLGMSESEVASRFGFILATTGLIGALGGGRLASLLAARMTNQVRGLLLFVSITTLLGAPFLFFAFLATSPLIFFASCFIAQIALFAGVAPLNSALVERAPHGLETLTQGVTIFMIQLFGAAIAPITIGWVADMLTTEGIAGSSEQALAYALQVATAAMVLSGVLWWLASRSNMGEEGSAASIAR, from the coding sequence ATGCCTTGGGGAGTCCTCTTATTTCTTACCCTGATTAACCTACTCAATTTCTTTGATCGTTATATCGTTCATGCCGTAGAGCCGATCCTAAAAAGCGAGTTTGTCCTTACAAACAAGGAGTCCGGGCTGCTTGGAGCCGCCTTCGTTCTGGGCTACTTCCTCTTTTCACCGATCTTTGGATTTCTTGGTGATCGGATCGATCGACGTATCCTGATGGCAGCTGGGCTATTCGCCTGGAGCCTCTTTACAGCTCTAACGGCTCTGAGCCACACCCTTTATACGTTCATCGCAGCAAGAGCTTTGGTTGGGATTGGCGAGGCGAGCTTCGGCGCTATCGTTCCAGGATACCTAAAGGGGCGAGTGGCGGGCACATTGGCGCTTAATAACGCGCTGGCGCTCTTTTACGTAGCTATTCCGGTTGGTTCAGCCCTCGGTTTTATAGCAGGTGGTCAGATCGCGATGCAGTGGGGATGGCGGCCCCTGTTTTTATTCGCCGCACTGCCCGGGATCGTACTCGCCTTTGGGTTTCTACGAATTGCGCCGGAGAGCAGGAGCTTGCCAAAAAAAGAGGCAGGCGCAGGATTCATAGAGGGGTGGCGACGTATTCTTGCTCGACCTGAGTTGCGCCTTATTATCAGCGGCTACGTGCTTAATACCTTTGCGCTAAACGGAATTGCTATGTTCGTTGTTCGGCACGGGACTAGCCTAGGAATGTCGGAGAGCGAGGTTGCAAGCAGATTCGGATTTATACTTGCAACCACTGGGCTAATCGGAGCGCTTGGAGGTGGGCGGCTGGCGTCGCTACTTGCTGCCAGAATGACGAATCAGGTGCGGGGACTATTACTCTTTGTGAGCATAACAACCCTGCTTGGTGCGCCATTTCTGTTTTTCGCGTTCCTGGCTACCTCGCCGCTAATCTTCTTTGCTAGCTGCTTTATCGCCCAGATTGCGCTCTTTGCCGGGGTGGCTCCTCTTAACTCCGCACTTGTCGAAAGGGCTCCGCATGGGCTTGAAACCCTTACTCAGGGAGTCACGATATTTATGATTCAGCTCTTTGGAGCTGCCATCGCTCCGATCACTATCGGATGGGTAGCCGATATGCTGACAACTGAGGGGATCGCTGGCTCTAGCGAGCAGGCGTTGGCCTATGCACTACAGGTAGCCACGGCAGCCATGGTTCTCTCAGGGGTGTTGTGGTGGCTTGCATCGAGGAGCAACATGGGCGAAGAAGGTAGTGCAGCCAGCATAGCGCGTTAA
- a CDS encoding bifunctional nuclease family protein, translating into MVTEAAVEMFVGGLVLDPATQAPIVVLKDESGQITLPIWIGIAEATSIASAIKQVAMARPLTHDLFYDLLLELGITVQRVVITELKDSTYFSELVLGQGDKVLILDARPSDAIAMALRATAPIYVSQAVLDQARIAFSSPSAAPASPTTNNPTQDKGEATEGEEQGQEAQELEESSKDFRTIDKDKWEEILSQLEADDFKYKM; encoded by the coding sequence ATGGTAACTGAGGCTGCTGTTGAGATGTTCGTAGGTGGGCTTGTACTAGATCCAGCCACCCAAGCCCCTATAGTTGTGCTCAAAGATGAGTCGGGACAGATTACGCTCCCGATCTGGATCGGTATAGCTGAAGCTACCTCCATCGCCAGCGCCATCAAGCAGGTAGCAATGGCTAGACCACTAACGCATGACCTATTCTATGACCTACTGCTTGAGTTGGGCATAACCGTTCAACGTGTAGTGATAACTGAGCTTAAAGATTCCACCTATTTCTCAGAACTTGTTCTGGGACAGGGTGATAAGGTGCTGATCTTAGATGCACGCCCAAGTGATGCTATCGCCATGGCGCTCCGTGCTACTGCTCCGATCTACGTTTCACAGGCCGTTCTCGACCAAGCCCGTATAGCGTTCTCCTCGCCTAGCGCTGCTCCCGCATCCCCAACTACTAATAATCCTACGCAGGATAAGGGCGAGGCTACTGAGGGGGAGGAGCAGGGGCAGGAGGCTCAGGAGCTGGAGGAGTCCTCCAAGGACTTCCGCACTATCGATAAGGATAAGTGGGAGGAGATCCTAAGCCAGCTCGAAGCGGATGATTTTAAATATAAAATGTAG
- the miaB gene encoding tRNA (N6-isopentenyl adenosine(37)-C2)-methylthiotransferase MiaB: protein MSSQSDQKQDQPAKKQGVFIRTFGCAMNEYDSQKLYKILEKDYEPVDAPEKADLVLINTCSVREKPEQKLYSMLGEMKGLRRERPQMMVGVCGCVAQQEGENILKYGRGVDFVFGTHNLSLVPSLIQLRKNGAPPQAAVNYREEWEELPLGFAEHDPSKHGQSGRITAFISISRGCNKNCTYCIVPTTRGPEVSRAADEIEREVKIAVHRGTKEIVLLGQTVNSYGLDLAQRVSFVELLERVSAIPGVERIRFTSPHPQEIRRDFIECVVSNPKVCHHVHMPLQSGSDRILKAMNRNYRRDKYLGIIEALKGRVPDMAITTDIIVGFPGETESDFQETLDLMDIVQFEHSYSYAFSPRPGTQAATMQDSLSHEQKIERLKIVQAKQEQHTNARLATWVGRESEVLIDNRNRFDESCFQGRIPQNFMVNFAKPYEGLALGSIVKVKITEQKRYTLMAEPSISSK, encoded by the coding sequence ATGTCATCGCAGTCAGATCAGAAACAGGACCAGCCAGCCAAAAAGCAGGGCGTATTTATACGCACCTTTGGCTGCGCTATGAACGAGTACGATTCGCAGAAGCTATACAAGATCCTTGAGAAGGATTATGAGCCCGTTGATGCTCCAGAAAAGGCCGATTTAGTACTGATTAATACCTGCAGCGTGCGTGAAAAACCGGAGCAGAAGCTCTACAGCATGCTAGGAGAGATGAAGGGCCTACGGCGCGAGCGCCCGCAGATGATGGTGGGAGTTTGTGGCTGTGTCGCACAGCAGGAGGGTGAGAATATTCTAAAGTACGGCCGGGGAGTTGATTTTGTATTTGGAACCCACAACCTCTCGCTCGTGCCATCCCTGATACAGCTCAGAAAAAATGGAGCCCCTCCGCAGGCCGCAGTTAACTACCGCGAAGAGTGGGAGGAGCTGCCCCTTGGCTTTGCTGAGCACGATCCATCTAAGCATGGCCAATCTGGGCGTATAACGGCCTTTATCTCGATTAGTCGTGGCTGCAACAAGAACTGCACCTATTGCATCGTTCCTACAACGCGTGGCCCAGAGGTTTCGCGTGCAGCAGATGAGATCGAGCGTGAGGTGAAGATCGCCGTACATCGTGGAACTAAAGAGATAGTGCTGCTAGGCCAGACCGTTAATTCATACGGGTTAGATCTGGCCCAGCGGGTTAGCTTTGTGGAGTTGCTTGAGCGCGTCTCTGCCATCCCCGGTGTTGAACGGATTAGATTTACCTCCCCGCACCCGCAGGAGATTCGGCGTGATTTTATCGAGTGCGTTGTTTCTAACCCGAAGGTCTGCCACCACGTTCATATGCCCCTGCAATCAGGGAGCGATAGGATCCTGAAGGCTATGAACCGTAACTACCGAAGAGACAAGTACCTTGGGATAATAGAGGCCCTTAAGGGGCGCGTGCCGGACATGGCCATTACAACCGATATTATCGTGGGCTTTCCGGGCGAGACGGAGAGCGATTTTCAGGAGACCCTCGATCTGATGGACATAGTGCAGTTCGAGCACAGCTACTCCTATGCCTTCTCGCCCCGTCCAGGCACACAGGCGGCCACTATGCAGGATAGTCTTTCACATGAGCAGAAGATTGAGCGGCTAAAGATCGTGCAGGCCAAGCAGGAGCAACATACGAATGCTAGGTTAGCCACCTGGGTAGGCAGAGAGTCGGAGGTTCTGATCGATAATCGCAATCGCTTTGATGAGAGCTGCTTTCAGGGGCGAATACCGCAGAATTTCATGGTAAACTTCGCCAAACCCTATGAGGGGCTAGCGCTTGGCTCCATCGTCAAGGTCAAGATTACCGAGCAGAAGCGCTATACCCTTATGGCTGAACCTAGCATCTCTAGTAAATAA